A region from the Caloenas nicobarica isolate bCalNic1 chromosome 11, bCalNic1.hap1, whole genome shotgun sequence genome encodes:
- the CNBP gene encoding CCHC-type zinc finger nucleic acid binding protein isoform X2, which yields MSSNECFKCGRTGHWARECPTGIGRGRGMRSRGRGFQFMSSSLPDICYRCGESGHLAKDCDLQEDACYNCGRGGHIAKDCKEPKREREQCCYNCGKPGHLARDCDHADEQKCYSCGEFGHIQKDCTKVKCYRCGETGHVAINCSKTSEVNCYRCGESGHLARECTIEATA from the exons ATGAGCAGCAACGAATGCTTCAAGTGTGGACGCACTGGCCACTGGGCTCGGGAGTGCCCGACTGGAATCGGCCGTGGTCGTGGGATGAGAAGCCGCGGCAGAG GCTTCCAGTTCATGTCTTCATCTCTCCCGGACATCTGTTACCGCTGTGGTGAGTCTGGCCATCTTGCCAAGGACTGTGATCTTCAGGAGGATG CCTGCTATAACTGCGGTAGAGGTGGCCACATTGCGAAGGACTGCAAGGAGCcgaagagggagagggagcagtGCTGCTACAACTGTGGCAAACCCGGCCACCTGGCTCGGGACTGCGACCATGCAGACGAGCAGAAGTGCTATTCTTGTGGAGAGTTTGGACACATTCAAAAAGACTGCACCAAAGTGAAATGCTATAG GTGTGGTGAAACTGGCCATGTAGCCATCAACTGCAGCAAGACCAGTGAAGTCAACTGCTATCGCTGCGGCGAGTCAGGGCACCTTGCACGGGAATGCACAATTGAAGCTACAGcctaa
- the CNBP gene encoding CCHC-type zinc finger nucleic acid binding protein isoform X1 has product MSSNECFKCGRTGHWARECPTGIGRGRGMRSRGRGFQFMSSSLPDICYRCGESGHLAKDCDLQEDEACYNCGRGGHIAKDCKEPKREREQCCYNCGKPGHLARDCDHADEQKCYSCGEFGHIQKDCTKVKCYRCGETGHVAINCSKTSEVNCYRCGESGHLARECTIEATA; this is encoded by the exons ATGAGCAGCAACGAATGCTTCAAGTGTGGACGCACTGGCCACTGGGCTCGGGAGTGCCCGACTGGAATCGGCCGTGGTCGTGGGATGAGAAGCCGCGGCAGAG GCTTCCAGTTCATGTCTTCATCTCTCCCGGACATCTGTTACCGCTGTGGTGAGTCTGGCCATCTTGCCAAGGACTGTGATCTTCAGGAGGAT GAAGCCTGCTATAACTGCGGTAGAGGTGGCCACATTGCGAAGGACTGCAAGGAGCcgaagagggagagggagcagtGCTGCTACAACTGTGGCAAACCCGGCCACCTGGCTCGGGACTGCGACCATGCAGACGAGCAGAAGTGCTATTCTTGTGGAGAGTTTGGACACATTCAAAAAGACTGCACCAAAGTGAAATGCTATAG GTGTGGTGAAACTGGCCATGTAGCCATCAACTGCAGCAAGACCAGTGAAGTCAACTGCTATCGCTGCGGCGAGTCAGGGCACCTTGCACGGGAATGCACAATTGAAGCTACAGcctaa
- the ISY1 gene encoding pre-mRNA-splicing factor ISY1 homolog, giving the protein MARNAEKAMTALARFRQAQLEEGKVKERRPFLASECNELPKAEKWRRQIIGEISKKVAQIQNAGLGEFRIRDLNDEINKLLREKGHWEFRIKELGGPDYARIGPKMLDHEGKEVPGNRGYKYFGAAKDLPGVRELFEKEPLPPPRKTRAELMKDIDAEYYGYRDEEDGILEPLEQEYEKKLLAEAVEKWKMEREARLARGEEEEEEEVNIYAVNDDESDEEGGKEKEGEEGQQKFIAHVPVPSQQEIEEALVRRKKMELLQKYASETLMAQSEEAKTLLGL; this is encoded by the exons ATG GCTCGGAACGCGGAGAAGGCCAT gACGGCCTTGGCAAGATTTCGGCAAGCTCAGCTCGAGGAAGGAAAAGTTAag GAGCGAAGACCTTTCCTTGCCTCGGAGTGCAATGAGTTGCCTAAAGCTGAGAAATGGAGGCGGCAG ATCATCGGGGAAATTTCCAAAAAAGTGGCACAGATTCAAAATG CTGGATTGGGTGAATTCAGAATTCGGGACCTGAACGATGAAATAAACAAACTTCTGAGGGAGAAAGGACACTGGGAATTCAGAATAAAGGAGCTGGGTGGTCCGGATTATGCT cGGATTGGACCGAAAATGTTAGACCATGAAGGGAAAGAAGTTCCAGGAAACAGAGGGTACAAATATTTTGGAGCTGCAAAGGATTTACCAGGAGTTAGAGAACTTTTTGAAAAGGAAC CCCTCCCACCGCCTCGGAAAACTCGAGCTGAGCTCATGAAAGACATTGATGCAGAATATTATGGCTACAGGGATGAAGAGGATGGGATTCTGGAGCCGCTAGAACAAGAATATGAAAAGAAAC TTCTAGCAGAAGCGGTGGAAAAATGGAAGATGGAGAGAGAAGCACGTCTTGCAagaggtgaggaagaggaggaggaggaagtaaATATCTATGCTGTCAACGATGATGAG tctGATGAGGAAGGtggcaaggaaaaagaaggtgAAGAAGGCCAACAGAAATTTATTGCACATGTTCCAGTGCCATCTCAACAGGAG ATTGAGGAAGCTCTTGTACGGAGAAAGAAGATGGAGCTTCTTCAGAAGTATGCCAGCGAAACCCTCATGGCACAGAGCGAGGAAGCAAAAACCCTTTTAGGATTGTAA